From one Phocoena sinus isolate mPhoSin1 chromosome 6, mPhoSin1.pri, whole genome shotgun sequence genomic stretch:
- the GNG10 gene encoding guanine nucleotide-binding protein G(I)/G(S)/G(O) subunit gamma-10, protein MSSGASVSALQRLVEQLKLEAGVERIKVSQAAAELQQYCMQNACKDALLVGVPAGSNPFREPRSCALL, encoded by the exons ATGTCTTCCGGGGCCAGCGTAAGCGCCCTGCAGCGCCTGGTGGAGCAGCTCAAGCTGGAGGCCGGCGTGGAGAGAATCAAG GTCTCTCAGGCGGCAGCAGAGCTTCAACAGTACTGCATGCAGAATGCCTGTAAGGACGCCCTGCTGGTAGGTGTTCCAGCCGGAAGCAACCCCTTTCGGGAGCCCAGATCCTGTGCTTTACTCTGA